TAGCTATGGATTATAAGCAGCTAATTATTCGCGGAATATCGTACAGCCAGACCCAATCTGGGGCGTACGCATTGTTACTGGAGCATGAAGAAACACACATAAAATTACCTGTTGTTATAGGAAATTTCGAAGCTCAATCTATCTCTCTTGGACTGGAAAAAGACATCCATCCACCGCGCCCACTTACCCACGACTTATTCTCAAAATTTATCGTTTCAACCAATTATGAGTTGGTTTCTGTAATCATTTACCAGATTGTAGATGGGGTATTCTTTTCAAATATCAACTTTAAAAATAAAGCAACT
This Chryseobacterium sp. G0162 DNA region includes the following protein-coding sequences:
- a CDS encoding bifunctional nuclease family protein — encoded protein: MDYKQLIIRGISYSQTQSGAYALLLEHEETHIKLPVVIGNFEAQSISLGLEKDIHPPRPLTHDLFSKFIVSTNYELVSVIIYQIVDGVFFSNINFKNKATEEELILDARTSDAVAMAVRFDAPIFTTQQVLNEAGILLELEDVSREEQTFSETVQTEDNLKSLSMEELQKLLDDAVKEEDYDTALEIQEEIKRRKKKID